The following are encoded together in the Tetrapisispora phaffii CBS 4417 chromosome 5, complete genome genome:
- the SMU2 gene encoding Smu2p (similar to Saccharomyces cerevisiae YIL161W; ancestral locus Anc_5.719): MSESGTNLPKRKRYYRKNNNNIRHDTTNNDKIREPTPEVLSDQLNGNISRGEKIIHNKASEKLSRISINENNKQQKSTSSRTNSSKKTNYKRYTSDFNLSIIDDSAELKSSEDQNIRKEEIECCLRQLSHYSFKLFNKGKYVESFGFNHKLLDISGNKNQIRLLISIPNDYPKSPVKVNIANKKNPDYPKVQEEIFQLVKNFNMKSKDLLLKKYPIIAQINYLVQKKDILMNPSFKNIDDKEQQFYKDIYV; encoded by the coding sequence ATGAGTGAATCGGGTACAAACTTACCGAAAAGGAAAAGGTAttatagaaaaaataataataacattcGACATGACACAACTAATAACGATAAAATACGAGAACCAACTCCTGAAGTATTATCAGATCAACTCAATGGCAACATAAGCAGAGGGGAAAAGATTATACACAACAAAGCTTCTGAGAAATTGTCAAGAATTAGCATTAATGAGAATAACAAACAACAAAAATCTACTTCTTCTAGGACAAACTCATCAAAAAAGACTAATTATAAGCGATATACCTCTGactttaatttatctatAATCGATGATAGTGCtgaattaaaatcatcaGAAGACCAGAATATTAGAAAAGAGGAGATCGAATGTTGTCTTAGACAATTAAGTCATTATTCTTTCaagttatttaataaaggTAAATATGTCGAATCATTTGGTTTTAATCATAAACTGTTGGACATATCCGGtaataaaaatcaaattagACTCTTGATTAGCATACCCAATGATTATCCCAAATCACCCGTCAAGGTAAACATCgcaaataagaaaaatccCGATTATCCAAAGGttcaagaagaaatttttcaattagtaaagaattttaatatgaaatcaaaagatcttttgttgaagaaatatCCTATAATAGCACAAATCAATTACTTGgttcaaaaaaaagatattttaatgaacCCATCGTTTAAAAACATAGATGACAAAGaacaacaattttataaagatatttatgTTTAA